One part of the Marinihelvus fidelis genome encodes these proteins:
- a CDS encoding pseudouridine synthase, with product MSRVVLFNKPFRVMSQFREAGDKTTLAAFFDDPALRVAGRLDYDSEGLMVLSDDGRLVQRVTHPKNKRPKTYWAQVEGEPTAQALDSLRRGVTLNDGPTRPARVRSMQEPDGLWDREPPIRYRANIPTTWLELTITEGRNRQVRRMTAAVGFPTLRLVRARVGDWALDGLRPGQWRELPATRR from the coding sequence GTGAGCCGGGTTGTCCTGTTCAACAAACCCTTTCGCGTGATGTCGCAGTTCCGTGAAGCTGGCGACAAGACGACGCTGGCCGCTTTCTTCGATGACCCCGCCCTGAGGGTCGCGGGCCGGCTCGACTACGACTCCGAGGGCCTGATGGTGCTGTCCGACGACGGCCGGCTGGTGCAGCGGGTGACCCACCCGAAAAACAAGCGGCCCAAGACCTACTGGGCGCAGGTCGAAGGTGAGCCCACCGCGCAGGCGCTGGACAGCCTGCGGCGCGGCGTGACCCTGAATGACGGGCCGACACGGCCGGCACGGGTGCGTTCCATGCAAGAACCGGACGGGCTCTGGGACCGCGAACCGCCCATCCGCTACCGCGCCAACATCCCCACGACCTGGCTCGAACTGACGATCACCGAGGGCCGGAACCGCCAGGTGCGGCGAATGACGGCGGCGGTGGGTTTTCCCACGCTGCGTCTGGTGCGCGCCCGGGTCGGCGACTGGGCGCTGGATGGCCTGCGGCCGGGGCAGTGGCGGGAGCTGCCCGCCACCCGGCGCTAG
- a CDS encoding sialidase family protein has protein sequence MILTKASKAYPALLSTTLLLAAWGHSTPAAAEPGDADEPVVYTGTDVPSASGYEDGWHHGRLPTAVGVQNYEVMRANRSHPEWSDGLGWTYNHAPNLAFWNGRFYYHYLATPVGEHIPPGVTLLMTSEDGRSWTKPEVLFPMGFWSEQTEVREDQVKNLVMHQRMGFYVAPDGRLLTSGFYGTNDGHGMGRVMREIYPDGGFGPIYFVKKNSTWPHGDFMFPDYTEAADAGFIAAVDAFLADPVRRIQWWEEHWLEPDIDPFVGGLQPIVSGGETDPGKGFNFYTRDDGAIVGLFKDSFATLSTDNGEHWSPLVKLPRFTWGGAKVWAQSLDSGGYAMVINPTHSAARHPLAVTTSDDGIHYQGMAGVHQELPSKRYWGLHKRPGQQYVRGIVEGNGNPPGDDLWVAYSVTKEDMWISRIPTPIRHRVDGPVNDDFDAMDTGGVVTDWTIYHGPWHPVEVAEGPDGDRKALMLQDRDPYDYALAQRVFAAADKVTLRFSLFTQAADGPLEMDVTTAPGDRLVQLRLQDGQLSAHDGETGLAAVTRLSAGAWYEIEIRIDASGETYDLVIDGQVVLDQASLAVIGAGQPARIDFRTGDYRAEDDVQKQKSGSEDVPGWDEPGADEPTPVSTYYVRDFSAS, from the coding sequence ATGATTCTAACCAAGGCGTCAAAGGCATACCCCGCCCTCCTGTCCACCACGCTGCTGCTGGCCGCGTGGGGCCACTCCACCCCGGCCGCCGCCGAACCCGGTGACGCCGACGAGCCGGTGGTCTACACCGGCACCGACGTGCCGTCGGCCAGTGGCTACGAGGACGGCTGGCACCACGGCCGCCTGCCGACCGCGGTGGGGGTGCAGAACTACGAGGTCATGCGCGCCAACCGCTCGCACCCGGAATGGTCCGACGGCCTGGGCTGGACCTACAACCACGCGCCCAACCTGGCGTTCTGGAACGGCCGATTCTACTACCACTACCTGGCCACGCCCGTCGGCGAGCACATTCCCCCGGGCGTGACCCTGCTGATGACCTCGGAAGACGGCCGCAGCTGGACGAAACCGGAGGTACTGTTCCCCATGGGATTCTGGTCCGAGCAGACCGAGGTGCGCGAGGACCAGGTCAAAAACCTGGTCATGCACCAGCGCATGGGCTTCTACGTGGCCCCCGACGGCCGCCTGCTGACGTCCGGTTTCTACGGCACCAACGACGGCCATGGCATGGGCCGGGTCATGCGTGAAATCTACCCGGACGGCGGCTTCGGCCCGATCTACTTCGTCAAGAAGAACAGCACCTGGCCGCATGGTGATTTCATGTTCCCGGACTACACCGAGGCGGCAGACGCCGGCTTCATCGCCGCCGTCGACGCCTTCCTGGCCGACCCCGTCCGCCGTATCCAGTGGTGGGAGGAGCACTGGCTGGAACCGGACATCGATCCTTTCGTCGGCGGCCTGCAGCCGATTGTCAGCGGTGGCGAAACCGATCCGGGCAAGGGCTTCAACTTCTACACCCGCGACGACGGCGCCATCGTCGGCCTGTTCAAGGACAGCTTCGCCACGCTCAGCACCGACAACGGCGAGCACTGGAGCCCGCTGGTCAAACTGCCGCGCTTTACCTGGGGCGGCGCCAAGGTCTGGGCCCAGTCGTTGGACAGCGGTGGTTACGCCATGGTCATCAACCCCACCCACAGCGCCGCCCGCCACCCGCTGGCGGTGACCACCAGTGACGACGGCATCCACTACCAGGGCATGGCCGGCGTGCACCAGGAGCTGCCGTCCAAACGCTACTGGGGGCTGCACAAGCGGCCCGGCCAGCAATACGTGCGCGGCATCGTCGAGGGCAATGGCAACCCGCCCGGCGATGACCTGTGGGTGGCCTACTCGGTGACCAAGGAGGACATGTGGATCTCGCGTATCCCCACGCCCATCCGCCACCGTGTCGATGGCCCCGTCAACGATGATTTCGATGCCATGGACACCGGCGGCGTGGTGACCGACTGGACGATCTACCACGGCCCCTGGCACCCCGTCGAAGTGGCTGAAGGGCCGGACGGCGACCGCAAGGCGCTGATGCTGCAGGACCGCGACCCTTACGACTATGCCCTGGCCCAGCGCGTGTTTGCAGCGGCAGACAAGGTCACCCTCCGCTTCAGCCTGTTCACGCAAGCGGCCGACGGCCCGCTGGAAATGGATGTCACCACCGCACCGGGCGATCGCCTGGTGCAGCTGCGGCTGCAGGACGGCCAGCTCTCCGCGCATGACGGTGAGACGGGCCTGGCGGCCGTGACCAGGCTTTCAGCGGGCGCGTGGTACGAAATCGAGATCAGGATCGATGCCAGCGGCGAAACCTACGACCTGGTCATCGACGGCCAAGTCGTGCTCGACCAGGCATCACTGGCCGTCATCGGCGCCGGGCAGCCTGCGCGCATCGACTTCCGCACCGGCGACTATCGCGCCGAAGATGATGTGCAGAAGCAGAAGAGCGGCAGCGAGGACGTACCCGGCTGGGATGAACCCGGCGCCGACGAGCCGACGCCGGTGTCGACCTACTACGTGCGCGACTTCAGCGCGTCCTGA
- a CDS encoding mechanosensitive ion channel family protein — MFASLENIHPLAPHVVGMALLLLLAWLADIIVKRILLGMVARIARRTEATWDNALVESKVFQRLAWIMPVLVVHYGVNLVPGLSEGVVTVVRNVATAWTSLAVSLAGVAALDAVNAIYEQRPESRERPIKGFLQMAQLVLYIIGGILVISVLIDRSPLVLLGGLGAMGAVAMIVFKDTLLSLAASIQLTSQKVIQVGDWLELPQYGADGDVIDVALYTITVQNWDKTITVIPTHRVMSDSFKNWRGMTEAGGRRIKRSIYIDMNSIRFLDDAEIERFKRFRLLQDYIADKQAELDEYNAAIGVDSDSDVNLRRLTNIGTLRAYIVNYLRNHPAIHDDMTLIVRQLQPGRDGLPIEIYCFTNDTQWATYEGVQSDLFDHVSAIVPAFGLRLFQSPSGFDLAGLAGQPGQDALKSRT, encoded by the coding sequence ATGTTCGCATCCCTAGAAAACATTCACCCCCTGGCGCCGCACGTCGTCGGCATGGCGCTGTTGCTCCTGCTGGCCTGGCTGGCCGACATCATCGTCAAACGCATCCTGCTGGGCATGGTCGCGCGCATCGCCCGCCGCACCGAGGCCACCTGGGATAACGCCCTGGTTGAAAGCAAGGTCTTCCAGCGCCTGGCCTGGATCATGCCGGTGCTGGTGGTGCATTACGGCGTCAACCTGGTGCCCGGTTTAAGCGAAGGCGTGGTGACCGTGGTGCGCAATGTCGCCACGGCCTGGACCTCGCTGGCGGTGTCCCTGGCCGGTGTGGCCGCGCTGGACGCCGTCAACGCCATCTATGAGCAGCGTCCGGAGAGCCGCGAGCGGCCCATCAAGGGCTTCCTGCAGATGGCGCAGCTGGTGCTGTATATCATCGGCGGCATCCTGGTGATTTCCGTGCTTATCGACCGCTCACCGCTGGTGCTGCTGGGTGGCCTTGGCGCCATGGGTGCGGTGGCGATGATCGTGTTCAAGGACACGCTGCTGTCGCTGGCGGCCAGCATCCAGTTGACCAGCCAGAAGGTCATCCAGGTGGGCGACTGGCTGGAGTTGCCGCAGTACGGGGCCGACGGCGATGTCATCGACGTGGCGCTGTACACCATCACGGTGCAGAACTGGGACAAGACCATCACGGTGATCCCCACGCACCGGGTGATGAGCGATTCGTTCAAGAACTGGCGCGGCATGACCGAGGCCGGCGGGCGGCGCATCAAGCGGTCGATTTACATCGACATGAACTCGATCCGTTTCCTGGACGATGCGGAGATTGAGCGCTTCAAGCGCTTCCGGCTGCTGCAGGACTACATCGCCGACAAGCAGGCCGAGCTGGACGAGTACAACGCCGCCATCGGCGTGGACAGTGACAGCGACGTCAACCTGCGGCGCCTGACCAACATCGGCACGCTGCGTGCCTACATCGTCAATTACCTGCGCAACCACCCGGCGATTCACGACGACATGACGCTGATTGTGCGGCAGTTACAGCCGGGCAGGGATGGCCTGCCCATCGAGATTTACTGCTTCACCAACGATACCCAGTGGGCCACCTACGAAGGCGTGCAATCGGACCTGTTCGACCACGTCAGCGCCATCGTGCCGGCGTTCGGCCTGCGGCTGTTCCAGTCGCCCAGTGGCTTCGACCTGGCCGGCCTGGCCGGCCAGCCCGGTCAGGACGCGCTGAAGTCGCGCACGTAG
- a CDS encoding gamma carbonic anhydrase family protein, with translation MITTEERLARHLGQSPRVPASAYVAPGATLLGDVVLGEEANIWPGCVIRADINSVRIGDRSNIQDGTVIHLSDDYGVVIGDDVTVGHCAILHACTIGNECLVGMGAVVMDGAVIGEQSIIGARALVTPGTVVPPGSVVVGSPARVSRTLGDEERANIRRWAAKYLVVARAHRDGVS, from the coding sequence ATGATAACCACCGAGGAGCGCCTGGCCAGGCACCTGGGCCAGTCCCCGCGAGTGCCGGCGAGTGCCTATGTCGCGCCGGGTGCCACCTTGCTGGGCGACGTGGTGCTGGGCGAGGAAGCGAACATCTGGCCGGGTTGCGTCATCCGCGCCGACATCAATTCGGTCCGCATCGGTGACCGCAGCAACATCCAGGACGGCACGGTGATCCACCTGTCGGATGATTACGGTGTGGTCATTGGCGACGATGTCACGGTCGGGCATTGCGCCATCCTGCATGCCTGCACCATCGGCAACGAGTGCCTGGTGGGCATGGGCGCGGTGGTCATGGACGGGGCGGTGATTGGCGAGCAGTCCATCATCGGCGCCCGCGCCCTGGTCACGCCTGGGACCGTGGTGCCGCCCGGCAGTGTCGTGGTGGGTTCCCCGGCCCGCGTCAGCCGTACGCTGGGTGACGAGGAGCGGGCGAATATCCGCCGCTGGGCGGCCAAGTACCTGGTCGTGGCCAGGGCACATCGAGACGGGGTGTCCTGA
- a CDS encoding GFA family protein translates to MTTNTLSGSCLCGAVRYQAHGDVRKFYHCHCKRCRKATGTGHASNLFIKGTLEWLSGEEQIGFYKLPEAERFSNTFCSQCGSRLPKAVPELGAVMVPAGTLDDEPDFLPQARIFRDSRAAWSCDESALPTFAEYPE, encoded by the coding sequence ATGACAACGAACACCCTGTCCGGAAGTTGCCTGTGCGGCGCGGTGCGCTACCAGGCCCACGGCGACGTCCGCAAGTTCTATCACTGCCACTGCAAGCGTTGCCGCAAGGCGACCGGGACCGGCCATGCCAGCAACCTGTTTATCAAGGGGACGCTGGAGTGGCTCTCGGGTGAAGAGCAGATCGGCTTCTACAAGCTGCCCGAGGCCGAGCGCTTCAGCAACACCTTCTGCAGCCAGTGTGGCAGCCGCCTGCCAAAGGCGGTGCCGGAGCTGGGCGCCGTGATGGTGCCCGCCGGCACACTCGATGACGAGCCGGATTTCCTTCCGCAGGCAAGAATTTTCCGTGACTCACGCGCGGCCTGGTCCTGCGATGAGTCGGCCTTGCCCACCTTCGCGGAATACCCGGAATGA
- a CDS encoding DUF2214 family protein, which translates to MTEILIRYVHILAVLVLFACLVSQHMLVSAQVPRATLRRIAILDGLYGLSAMIVLAAGLVLWFGVGKPAAYYNGFGLFHLKVTLFVVIGLLSIYPTVFFRRAMKAAAETVTVPKGVIMVIRLELLLVALMPLLAICVARGVGGGG; encoded by the coding sequence ATGACCGAAATCCTCATTCGCTATGTCCATATCCTGGCCGTTCTGGTGCTGTTCGCCTGCCTGGTCTCGCAACACATGCTGGTGTCCGCGCAGGTGCCCAGGGCCACGCTGCGCCGGATCGCGATTCTCGATGGTCTTTACGGCCTGTCGGCCATGATCGTGCTGGCGGCCGGCCTGGTGCTGTGGTTCGGGGTGGGCAAACCCGCCGCCTACTACAACGGCTTTGGCCTTTTCCACTTGAAGGTGACGCTGTTCGTGGTCATCGGCCTGCTGTCGATCTACCCGACCGTGTTTTTCCGGCGTGCGATGAAGGCGGCCGCCGAGACGGTGACCGTGCCGAAGGGCGTGATCATGGTGATCCGCCTGGAGTTGCTGCTGGTGGCGCTGATGCCGCTGCTGGCCATCTGCGTGGCGCGGGGTGTGGGCGGAGGCGGCTGA
- the nagE gene encoding N-acetylglucosamine-specific PTS transporter subunit IIBC, with product MKSFVTGTLFPAAQKLGRSLMLPIAVLPVAGLLLRLGQDDLLNLPFMAAAGDAVFSHLGLLFAIGVAVGLARGNNGAAGLAAAVAYFVTTEGARTLIPVPPEAFAAATALNASEYEALLKADFLDGAIGKMSVPVGLICGIVAGWLYNRYAEIRLPDYLAFFAGRRFVPIVSGVAGLGLALLFGFGWPAVETGMNALSEAVVGAGGVGLFIFGLLNRLLIITGLHHILNNIAWFIVGDFEGVTGDLRRFFAGDPSAGAFMAGFFPVMMFGLPAACLAMYHCAEPARRKAVGGLLLSMGLTSFLTGITEPIEFTFMFVAPVLYAVHAVLTGISMTLMDLLGVRHGFGFSAGLFDYVLNFGLATRPWMVPVIGAVWFAMYYVTFRWAILRFNIPTPGRGPVTDAVAGDEAAAPLDTNEETAAILAALGGAGNLADIDACTTRLRLRVADQGAVNEAGLKRLGAAGVLRPTADTLQVIMGLRADEIADNLRCAASAGPGQTATTARLPAPAVAAVSGQLNHEALLAALGGAGNVDQAEALGTRLAVRLADPARADAASVQSAGFRGLATLPGGLAHVLCEGDAAQWIDARAD from the coding sequence ATGAAATCATTCGTTACCGGAACGCTGTTCCCCGCCGCCCAGAAACTCGGCCGCTCGCTGATGCTGCCGATCGCGGTGCTGCCAGTGGCCGGCCTGCTGCTGCGCCTGGGCCAGGACGACCTGCTGAACCTGCCATTCATGGCCGCCGCTGGCGATGCCGTGTTCTCGCACCTGGGCCTGCTGTTTGCCATCGGCGTGGCCGTCGGACTGGCGCGTGGCAATAACGGTGCGGCCGGCCTGGCGGCGGCCGTGGCCTATTTCGTCACCACCGAAGGCGCGCGCACCCTGATCCCGGTGCCGCCGGAGGCCTTCGCCGCCGCCACGGCGCTCAACGCGTCAGAGTACGAGGCGCTGCTGAAGGCTGATTTTCTTGATGGCGCGATTGGCAAGATGAGCGTGCCGGTGGGCCTGATCTGCGGCATCGTCGCCGGTTGGCTGTACAACCGCTATGCCGAAATCCGCCTGCCGGATTACCTGGCGTTCTTTGCCGGGCGCCGTTTCGTACCGATCGTTTCCGGTGTCGCCGGCCTGGGGCTGGCCTTGCTGTTCGGCTTCGGCTGGCCGGCGGTGGAAACGGGCATGAACGCGCTCAGCGAGGCCGTGGTCGGCGCGGGCGGGGTGGGGCTGTTCATCTTTGGTCTGCTCAATCGCCTGCTGATCATCACCGGCCTGCATCACATCCTGAACAACATCGCCTGGTTCATCGTCGGTGATTTCGAAGGTGTGACCGGTGACCTGCGCCGCTTCTTCGCCGGCGACCCGTCCGCCGGGGCCTTCATGGCCGGTTTCTTCCCGGTCATGATGTTTGGCCTGCCGGCAGCCTGCCTGGCCATGTACCACTGCGCCGAGCCGGCGCGCCGCAAGGCCGTCGGCGGCCTGCTGCTGTCCATGGGCCTGACCTCTTTCCTGACCGGGATCACCGAGCCCATCGAGTTCACCTTCATGTTCGTCGCGCCGGTGCTGTACGCCGTGCACGCGGTGCTGACGGGCATCAGCATGACGCTGATGGACCTGCTCGGTGTCCGCCATGGCTTCGGTTTCTCGGCCGGCCTGTTCGACTATGTCCTGAACTTCGGCCTGGCGACCCGACCGTGGATGGTCCCGGTGATCGGTGCCGTCTGGTTTGCCATGTACTACGTCACCTTTCGCTGGGCGATCCTGCGCTTCAACATCCCGACGCCCGGGCGCGGGCCGGTCACCGACGCCGTCGCCGGTGATGAGGCCGCCGCGCCACTGGATACAAATGAGGAGACCGCCGCGATCCTGGCGGCATTGGGTGGCGCCGGCAACCTGGCCGATATCGATGCCTGCACCACGCGGCTGCGGCTGCGCGTGGCGGACCAGGGCGCCGTCAACGAAGCCGGCCTGAAACGGCTGGGCGCCGCCGGCGTGTTGCGGCCGACGGCCGACACCCTGCAGGTGATCATGGGCCTGCGCGCGGACGAGATCGCGGATAACCTGCGCTGTGCGGCGAGTGCCGGCCCCGGGCAGACCGCCACCACCGCGCGCTTACCGGCCCCTGCGGTTGCAGCGGTTTCCGGTCAGCTCAATCACGAGGCCTTGCTCGCCGCCCTGGGCGGCGCCGGTAACGTGGACCAGGCCGAGGCACTGGGCACCCGCCTGGCGGTGCGCCTGGCGGATCCGGCACGGGCTGATGCCGCCAGCGTTCAGTCCGCCGGCTTCCGCGGCCTGGCCACCTTGCCGGGCGGGCTCGCGCACGTGCTGTGCGAAGGAGACGCGGCGCAATGGATCGACGCACGGGCGGATTGA
- the ptsP gene encoding phosphoenolpyruvate--protein phosphotransferase translates to MSPIMNVITFKSPLSGWCAGLDDNPDPVFSGGTLGQGVSIDPTGGRVVAPFDGQVVAVPDSRHAVSLRADNGVECLVHVGIDTVSLAGRGFEALVVAGDRVTTGQVLLTFDPDLLARSAPSLRTPVLVLNAPGVGLRAVRDPGPVSEGDALFEVVMGEDAVIDPAVSQANGSAVEPDEVLELRTGLEHGIHARPAGLLGGTLDAMDARVRLVSAAGRGADVTSPVALMGLGIRRGDVVRIEASGADAAAAIEAVAAFLEPLDASSDESHSQADFELTPEPELHAPEPGSRLPALVASAGLATGVAAVLDFGGEPALAGPEGTPEQERAALDTAIAALAEHLQRQSTTAEGEAAEVAGAHHALVRDPGLLADARSAIEAGHSAAEAWWQATQDAAARLAALDDARLRERVDDLRDIGLQAVDILAGKAPGAALSLPEGAVVLADNLLPSQLMAIEPAAPVAICLAEGGVTSHVALLASARGLPMLVGAGPRLLAIADGTPLCVDAENGEILVAPPEDALAAFAGHVRSEQRVARDALAQAHLPGMTADGVAVAVQANLAGVGEAAAAVEAGAEGCGLLRTEFLFMSRGTAPSVEQQRHELQAIVDALGDRPLVVRTLDAGADKPIDYLDQAAEDNPALGERGIRLQLARPALLDAQLEALLRVESPQPLRVMLPMVTGADEVAAVRERVVALRERLGLAAELRLGIMVETPAAAVTAQRLARHVDFFSIGTNDLAQYTLCMDRLSPGLAKQLDALHPAVLAMVAMTAQAGRDAGIEVSVCGAAAADLQAVPVLVGLGVRKLSVPQARVARVKAALRGVSIPDCEQLATAALACESAAAVRGQVRAWQASTGGNR, encoded by the coding sequence ATGTCCCCCATCATGAATGTCATCACCTTCAAATCCCCCCTGTCCGGCTGGTGTGCCGGGCTGGACGACAACCCCGATCCCGTGTTCAGCGGCGGCACGCTGGGCCAGGGCGTCTCGATTGACCCCACCGGCGGGCGCGTGGTGGCGCCGTTCGACGGCCAGGTGGTCGCCGTGCCGGACAGCCGCCACGCGGTCAGCCTGCGCGCCGACAACGGTGTCGAGTGCCTGGTGCATGTCGGTATCGATACGGTGAGCCTGGCCGGGCGCGGTTTCGAGGCGCTGGTTGTGGCCGGTGACCGCGTGACGACGGGCCAGGTGTTGCTGACGTTTGATCCGGACCTGCTGGCGCGTTCCGCCCCCAGCCTGCGTACGCCGGTGCTCGTGCTGAATGCGCCGGGCGTGGGGCTCAGGGCGGTGCGCGATCCCGGCCCGGTGAGCGAGGGCGATGCGCTGTTCGAAGTGGTCATGGGTGAAGACGCTGTCATCGATCCGGCGGTGAGCCAGGCCAATGGCTCTGCGGTTGAGCCAGACGAAGTCCTGGAACTGCGCACCGGGCTCGAGCACGGCATCCATGCCCGCCCGGCGGGCCTGCTGGGCGGCACCCTGGACGCGATGGATGCCCGCGTTCGCCTGGTTTCGGCAGCGGGGCGGGGAGCCGATGTCACCAGCCCGGTGGCCCTGATGGGCCTGGGCATTCGCCGCGGTGATGTCGTGCGCATCGAGGCCAGCGGCGCCGATGCCGCTGCGGCGATCGAGGCTGTTGCCGCGTTCCTGGAGCCGCTGGATGCGTCATCGGATGAATCGCATTCGCAGGCAGACTTTGAATTGACGCCGGAGCCGGAACTGCACGCGCCGGAACCCGGGTCGCGCCTGCCCGCCCTGGTGGCGAGCGCCGGCCTGGCCACGGGTGTGGCCGCGGTACTGGACTTCGGTGGTGAGCCCGCACTGGCAGGGCCGGAAGGCACGCCGGAGCAGGAGCGTGCGGCGCTGGACACGGCCATCGCCGCGCTGGCGGAGCATCTGCAAAGGCAATCCACCACGGCCGAAGGTGAGGCCGCCGAGGTGGCGGGCGCCCACCACGCGCTGGTCCGCGATCCCGGCCTGCTGGCCGACGCACGGTCCGCCATCGAGGCCGGTCATTCTGCGGCCGAGGCCTGGTGGCAGGCCACGCAGGACGCCGCCGCACGCTTGGCGGCGCTCGACGACGCCCGCCTGCGCGAGCGCGTCGATGACCTTCGCGATATCGGCCTGCAGGCCGTCGACATCCTCGCCGGCAAGGCGCCCGGCGCCGCGCTGTCGCTGCCCGAGGGGGCGGTGGTGCTGGCCGACAACCTGCTGCCTTCGCAGCTGATGGCCATCGAACCTGCTGCCCCGGTCGCCATCTGCCTGGCCGAAGGCGGGGTGACCTCGCACGTGGCGCTGCTGGCCTCGGCGCGCGGCCTGCCCATGCTGGTCGGCGCCGGTCCGCGGCTGTTGGCGATCGCGGACGGCACGCCGCTTTGTGTTGACGCCGAGAACGGCGAGATCCTGGTGGCGCCGCCCGAAGACGCGCTCGCGGCCTTCGCCGGGCATGTCCGTTCGGAACAGCGCGTGGCGCGGGACGCCCTGGCGCAGGCGCACTTGCCCGGCATGACGGCGGACGGTGTGGCCGTGGCGGTACAGGCCAACCTGGCCGGTGTCGGCGAGGCTGCTGCCGCGGTTGAGGCCGGCGCAGAAGGCTGCGGCCTGTTGCGAACGGAGTTCCTGTTTATGTCTCGTGGCACCGCACCCTCGGTGGAACAGCAGCGTCACGAACTGCAGGCTATTGTCGATGCCCTTGGCGACCGGCCGCTGGTGGTGCGCACCCTGGATGCGGGCGCCGATAAGCCCATCGACTACCTGGACCAGGCCGCCGAAGACAACCCGGCGCTGGGCGAGCGCGGTATTCGCCTGCAACTGGCACGGCCGGCGCTGCTGGACGCGCAGCTCGAAGCCCTGCTGCGGGTCGAGAGCCCACAGCCGTTGCGCGTGATGCTGCCCATGGTGACCGGTGCGGACGAAGTGGCGGCGGTGCGCGAGCGCGTGGTGGCCCTGCGTGAGCGGCTGGGCCTGGCGGCCGAGCTGCGCCTGGGCATCATGGTCGAGACCCCGGCCGCGGCGGTGACCGCGCAGCGGCTCGCCCGGCACGTGGACTTCTTCTCCATCGGCACCAACGACCTGGCCCAGTACACCCTGTGCATGGACCGCCTGTCCCCGGGGCTGGCGAAGCAACTCGACGCGCTGCACCCGGCGGTGCTGGCCATGGTGGCTATGACGGCGCAGGCCGGCCGTGATGCCGGCATTGAGGTCAGCGTCTGCGGCGCCGCCGCGGCCGACCTGCAGGCGGTGCCGGTGCTGGTGGGCCTGGGCGTGCGCAAGCTATCGGTGCCACAGGCCAGGGTCGCGCGGGTCAAGGCGGCCTTGCGCGGTGTTTCGATCCCGGATTGTGAGCAGCTGGCGACGGCGGCACTGGCCTGCGAATCGGCCGCGGCGGTTCGCGGGCAGGTTCGTGCCTGGCAGGCTTCCACCGGCGGCAACCGCTGA